Proteins encoded within one genomic window of Fimbriimonadia bacterium:
- a CDS encoding adenylate kinase, translated as MRLVLLGPPGVGKGTQAKLLQERLGVPQISTGDLLREAVARATPIGLKAKTYMDAGELVPDDVIIGIVEERLAKPDAREGFLLDGFPRTVPQAEALAALLDKHSIPLDAVLALEGNEETLVRRLSGRRVCSSCAATYHVDNAPPKVEGVCDQCSGSLIVRDDDRPEAIRNRLQVYARSTAPLLDFYRERGQLLTVDASGTAAEVFEAVWAALNRAA; from the coding sequence GTGCGATTGGTGCTGCTCGGCCCCCCAGGCGTCGGAAAGGGAACGCAGGCAAAGCTGCTTCAAGAGCGTCTCGGGGTGCCGCAGATCAGCACCGGCGACCTTCTGCGGGAGGCGGTGGCGCGAGCCACCCCCATCGGCCTAAAAGCCAAGACGTATATGGACGCGGGCGAGTTGGTGCCGGATGACGTGATCATCGGCATTGTGGAAGAGCGCCTAGCCAAGCCGGACGCACGAGAGGGTTTTCTGCTCGACGGCTTCCCGCGAACCGTGCCTCAAGCCGAAGCTCTTGCCGCACTACTCGACAAGCATTCGATCCCACTCGACGCCGTGCTCGCACTTGAGGGCAACGAGGAAACGCTCGTCCGCCGGCTGTCCGGAAGAAGGGTGTGCAGCTCCTGCGCGGCGACTTACCATGTAGACAATGCCCCTCCGAAGGTGGAGGGTGTGTGTGACCAGTGCTCGGGCAGTCTGATCGTGCGCGACGATGACAGGCCGGAGGCCATACGCAACCGCCTGCAAGTGTACGCCCGGTCTACGGCCCCGCTCCTCGATTTCTACCGAGAGCGAGGACAACTCCTGACGGTAGACGCATCCGGAACGGCCGCCGAAGTCTTCGAGGCAGTATGGGCGGCACTCAACCGGGCCGCATGA
- the map gene encoding type I methionyl aminopeptidase, with translation MIIRKSPEDIDNLASLGRLLASILRRLAESIRPGVTTTRDLDTLALRLLEENNVYPAFKGYRGYPDALCVAVNEQVVHGIPNDKPLLEGDIVGLDIGIVRDRYYADGAWTYPVGQVSKEAQRLMNVTREALYQGIAQAKPGNRVGDISAAVQRYVENNGYSVVRELVGHGIGFAIHEDPAVPNFGRADTGPRLEPGMTICIEPMVNMGTKDVEFLDDKWTVVTRDRKLSAHFEHMVAVTQDGPLILTVEEG, from the coding sequence ATGATTATCCGCAAGTCACCGGAGGACATTGACAATCTGGCATCGTTGGGCCGCCTGCTCGCAAGCATCCTGAGAAGGCTTGCAGAGAGCATACGTCCCGGGGTTACGACGACTCGGGACTTGGACACGCTGGCACTCCGTCTTCTCGAGGAGAACAACGTGTATCCTGCGTTCAAAGGGTACCGCGGGTACCCGGATGCTCTTTGTGTAGCGGTGAACGAGCAAGTGGTGCACGGCATTCCGAACGACAAGCCGTTGCTCGAAGGCGACATCGTCGGGCTGGATATCGGTATCGTACGGGACCGCTATTACGCCGATGGCGCCTGGACCTATCCGGTCGGGCAGGTCTCGAAAGAGGCCCAACGATTGATGAACGTGACCCGAGAGGCCCTATACCAAGGGATCGCGCAGGCCAAACCCGGCAATCGCGTGGGGGATATCTCGGCTGCCGTACAGCGGTACGTCGAGAACAATGGCTACTCGGTGGTCCGTGAGCTGGTGGGACACGGGATCGGCTTCGCCATCCACGAGGATCCCGCAGTGCCCAACTTCGGGCGGGCCGACACGGGTCCCCGGTTGGAACCGGGTATGACGATTTGCATCGAGCCCATGGTGAACATGGGCACGAAAGACGTGGAGTTCTTAGATGACAAGTGGACGGTCGTGACTCGCGACCGCAAGCTGTCGGCGCACTTCGAACATATGGTCGCAGTGACGCAAGACGGCCCGCTTATCCTCACCGTCGAGGAAGGAT